A window of the Xenopus laevis strain J_2021 chromosome 9_10L, Xenopus_laevis_v10.1, whole genome shotgun sequence genome harbors these coding sequences:
- the LOC108701005 gene encoding monocarboxylate transporter 4, whose product MGDAVVDDGPSDIKAPDGGWSWVVLVGCFVITGFSYAFPNAISVFYHELIAEFEIGYSDTAWISSILLAMLYGTGPLVGICVNWFGCRPVMMLGGLFACTGMVAASFCTSIITIYICAGIVTGLGLALSFQPALMMLNQYFNKRRPLANGLAAAGSPVFLSVLSPLGQTLLDTYGWRGGFLIMAGLIFNCTVCGALMRPLVAPKKAIVEQAKADINKNIEKSRRKKLIDANVCKHKGFVIYTLAATIMSLGIFVPPVFVVNVGKDSGVPDTTASYLLTIIGCIDIVARPIFGVITGLPRIRPYTPYIFGFAMLFNGFTDLMGSISNSFGGLVVFCVFFGISYGMIGALQFEVLMTVVGTKRFSSALGLVLLAEACAVLIGPPSAGQIWDGTGKYLFVFIFAGSEVLLSSLVFTTGNIFCMRKKGEEPDCKERSAENGECKKTEDNMRTILLYTVQMKMFTTDLKETDQNENIKTEIKKKVKRIWLIPQRAK is encoded by the exons ATGGGAGACGCAGTTGTGGATGATGGGCCATCTGACATTAAGGCTCCTGATGGCGGATGGAGCTGGGTCGTCCTCGTTGGCTGTTTCGTGATCACTGGATTCTCCTATGCATTTCCCAATGCCATCAGTGTCTTCTACCATGAACTGATTGCTGAGTTTGAGATAGGATACAGTGACACAGCATGGATTTCTTCTATTCTACTGGCTATGCTGTATGGGACAG gCCCTCTGGTTGGCATCTGTGTGAACTGGTTTGGGTGTCGCCCTGTTATGATGCTGGGAGGTCTCTTTGCCTGTACTGGGATGGTGGCCGCTTCATTCTGCACCAGCATTATCACTATCTACATCTGTGCTGGCATTGTCACAG GTTTAGGCCTGGCATTGAGTTTTCAGCCTGCCCTGATGATGTTAAATCAATACTTTAACAAGCGGCGCCCACTGGCTAATGGATTGGCTGCAGCAGGAAGCCCAGTGTTCCTATCGGTCTTATCACCTCTTGGGCAAACACTCCTGGATACATATGGTTGGCGTGGAGGTTTTCTTATTATGGCAGGATTAATCTTTAACTGCACTGTATGTGGGGCTCTGATGAGGCCACTGGTAGCTCCCAAGAAGGCAATAGTGGAACAAGCAAAAGCAGACATCAATAAGAACATTGAGAAAAGCCGCAGGAAAAAGTTAATTGATGCCAATGTGTGCAAACATAAAGGATTTGTTATCTACACTTTAGCTGCCACCATTATGTCTTTAGGAATTTTTGTACCACCTGTATTTGTGGTCAATGTTGGTAAAGATAGTGGAGTTCCAGATACAACAGCATCTTATCTCCTCACAATCATTGGGTGTATTGATATCGTTGCAAGACCCATATTTGGCGTTATTACTGGCCTCCCACGCATTCGACCTTACACACCCTACATATTTGGCTTTGCCATGTTATTTAATGGCTTTACTGATCTGATGGGCTCTATATCAAATTCATTTGGAGGACTGGTTGTATTCTGTGTCTTTTTTGGAATCTCCTATGGAATGATTGGTGCGCTGCAATTTGAAGTCCTGATGACTGTTGTCGGCACAAAAAGATTCTCCAGTGCTCTGGGACTGGTCCTCCTGGCAGAGGCCTGTGCAGTTCTCATTGGCCCACCTTCAGCAG GACAAATATGGGATGGAACAGGAAAGTACCTATTCGTGTTCATTTTTGCTGGTAGTGAAGTTTTGCTCTCATCTTTGGTTTTTACAACGGGAAATATCTTCTGCATGAGGAAAAAAGGAGAAGAGCCGGACTGTAAAGAAAGAAGTGCAGAGAACGGAGAATGTAAAAAGACAGAAGATAATATGAGAACTATCTTATTATATACTGTGCAAATGAAAATGTTCACCACTGACTTAAAGGAAACTGATCAGAATGAGAATATCAAAACAGAGATTAAGAAAAAAGTGAAACGAATTTGGTTAATACCTCAGAGGGCAAAATAA